The Deltaproteobacteria bacterium genome has a segment encoding these proteins:
- the ftsW gene encoding putative lipid II flippase FtsW, whose protein sequence is MKITQRETALPPMHFDYVLLGAIVAFSALGLIMVMSASGIMAEKVYGDKYALFWKQAAYMLVGFLVLIGAMRMSMNFFYRRPYFWIILAAVLLVLTLVSPLATTAGGASRWLRLGPLSIQPLEVAKVALVFYLSYFFANKQDMVQTFSVGFLPPILMTGALCLLLLLQPDFGGAMVMAGLLFLMCLAGGTRIIFLGSAGMLAAVSAVLLVVNSPYRFRRFFAFLDPFKDAQNSGYQLVQSLYGLGSGGWLGLGLGEGRQKLFFLPEAHNDFIVSVLGEEMGFVGLSLIFVLLGVVLWRAVLISIRQQDIRDRITAFGMGAIILMGGVLNAGVVLGALPPKGVPMPFLSYGGSHLLAEYFCVGMLLNLSRKARP, encoded by the coding sequence ATGAAGATCACGCAGCGTGAAACCGCGCTTCCTCCCATGCACTTTGATTATGTGCTGCTGGGGGCGATAGTCGCCTTTTCGGCCTTGGGGCTGATCATGGTCATGAGCGCCAGCGGAATCATGGCCGAGAAGGTGTATGGCGACAAATACGCGCTGTTTTGGAAACAGGCGGCGTACATGCTGGTTGGATTTTTGGTGCTGATCGGGGCCATGCGGATGTCCATGAACTTTTTTTACCGCCGCCCCTATTTTTGGATCATTCTCGCCGCGGTGCTGCTTGTCCTGACCCTTGTTTCGCCCTTGGCCACCACGGCCGGCGGCGCCAGCCGGTGGCTGCGCCTCGGCCCCCTGTCCATCCAGCCCCTGGAAGTGGCCAAGGTCGCCCTGGTATTCTATTTGTCCTATTTTTTCGCCAACAAGCAGGACATGGTGCAGACCTTCAGCGTGGGATTTTTGCCCCCTATTCTGATGACGGGCGCGTTGTGTCTGCTTTTGCTCTTGCAGCCGGATTTCGGCGGTGCCATGGTCATGGCTGGGCTTTTGTTCTTGATGTGCCTGGCGGGTGGAACACGGATTATTTTTTTGGGATCGGCCGGAATGCTGGCCGCGGTCTCGGCGGTGCTCCTGGTGGTCAATTCTCCGTATCGTTTCCGGCGGTTTTTTGCATTTCTCGATCCCTTCAAGGATGCCCAGAATTCCGGCTATCAGCTTGTCCAGTCCCTCTATGGGCTGGGTTCGGGCGGCTGGCTGGGACTGGGGCTGGGGGAAGGGCGGCAGAAGCTTTTTTTCCTGCCGGAAGCCCACAATGACTTTATCGTTTCCGTATTGGGCGAGGAAATGGGTTTTGTCGGTCTGTCGCTGATTTTTGTGTTGCTTGGCGTCGTGCTGTGGCGGGCGGTGCTCATCAGTATCCGCCAGCAGGATATCCGCGACCGGATCACGGCTTTTGGCATGGGCGCGATCATCCTCATGGGCGGAGTGCTGAACGCGGGCGTGGTGCTGGGCGCCTTGCCGCCAAAGGGCGTGCCCATGCCGTTCTTGAGTTATGGTGGCAGTCATTTGCTGGCGGAATATTTTTGTGTTGGAATGTTGTTGAACCTCTCCCGGAAGGCTCGACCATGA
- the murD gene encoding UDP-N-acetylmuramoyl-L-alanine--D-glutamate ligase, producing the protein MREFIHADQLRGHRAVVVGAGRSGLAAGRLLSRLGASVRLLEKDPARVADLPESAQWDVVTGEHDAAHFADAQIVVLSPGIPRTRIAPLLSAGVQLVSELELASWFVTEPVVAITGTNGKTTTTTLISRILERNGKTVFTGGNIGTPLSEYLLDHDQADVVVLEVSSFQLQNSPSFRPRVALLLNFSSNHLDYHATMDEYLDAKLSMFAHMGPDDLAIVPLSMKEELEGRAFTPARRVYFVASERFDCPGLPGAHNRENMEAAYLACRFFGLSQDEVQHGIDGFSSLPHRLEAVAEHAGIVFVDDSKSTTIDSLGAALRSQDRPVRLLAGGVFKGGDLGAILPLVRERVRGVYLFGRSREVFEAAWAGAGVDMTWDATLEDAVFRAADEAKAGECLLLSPATASFDLFANYKERGKAFQRAVREWVDGQA; encoded by the coding sequence ATGCGCGAATTTATCCACGCGGATCAACTTCGAGGACATCGGGCCGTGGTTGTCGGCGCCGGTCGTTCGGGGCTGGCCGCCGGCCGCCTGTTGTCCCGGCTTGGCGCCTCGGTCCGCCTTTTGGAAAAAGACCCCGCCCGCGTCGCCGATCTGCCCGAGTCCGCGCAATGGGACGTGGTGACCGGCGAACATGACGCGGCGCATTTCGCGGACGCGCAGATCGTGGTCCTGAGTCCCGGCATTCCCCGGACGCGGATCGCGCCGTTGTTGTCCGCCGGCGTGCAGCTTGTCTCCGAATTGGAACTGGCCAGTTGGTTCGTGACCGAGCCCGTCGTGGCCATCACCGGCACCAACGGCAAGACCACGACCACGACGCTGATCAGCCGCATTCTGGAACGCAACGGCAAGACTGTGTTCACTGGCGGCAACATTGGCACGCCATTGTCCGAATACCTTCTGGACCACGATCAGGCCGATGTCGTGGTGCTGGAAGTGTCCAGTTTCCAGCTTCAAAATTCGCCTTCCTTTCGGCCACGGGTCGCCCTGCTGCTCAATTTTTCGTCCAATCATCTCGATTACCACGCGACCATGGACGAATATCTAGACGCCAAATTGAGCATGTTCGCCCACATGGGACCCGACGATCTGGCCATCGTGCCGCTGTCCATGAAGGAGGAATTGGAGGGCCGGGCCTTTACCCCGGCGCGGCGGGTCTATTTCGTGGCCAGCGAGCGTTTCGACTGCCCCGGCCTGCCTGGGGCGCACAACCGGGAAAACATGGAAGCGGCCTATCTGGCGTGCCGTTTTTTTGGCTTGTCCCAGGACGAGGTCCAGCACGGGATCGATGGTTTTTCTTCCCTGCCGCATCGTCTGGAAGCCGTGGCCGAGCACGCCGGAATCGTGTTTGTCGATGATTCCAAGTCCACGACCATCGATTCCCTGGGCGCGGCCCTGCGCAGTCAGGACCGCCCGGTGCGGCTGCTGGCGGGAGGCGTGTTCAAGGGGGGGGATTTGGGCGCGATTTTGCCGTTGGTCCGGGAACGGGTGCGGGGGGTGTATCTCTTTGGCCGGTCCAGGGAGGTTTTCGAGGCCGCCTGGGCCGGGGCCGGCGTGGACATGACCTGGGACGCGACCCTGGAAGACGCCGTGTTTCGGGCCGCCGACGAGGCCAAGGCCGGAGAATGCCTGCTGTTGTCCCCGGCCACGGCCAGCTTTGATTTGTTCGCCAACTACAAGGAGCGGGGCAAGGCGTTTCAACGCGCCGTGCGCGAATGGGTGGATGGACAGGCATGA
- a CDS encoding phospho-N-acetylmuramoyl-pentapeptide-transferase, with translation MIYHLLYPMSEQLGLLNVFRYITFRSIYAMLTALILAIIIGPTFIGWLRKLKCGQYIKECGPDHQGKSGTPTMGGLLFGFCMLASVFLWGDLTNKYVWLTIMVFVGFGAVGFADDYIKVVRRHNDGLSPRAKLAGQLIIAVGAASLLVYFPEYSTQLMAPFFKNFRPDLSWMYVPFAVFVMIGASNGVNLTDGLDGLAIGPAVVSAGCFALFIYVAGHVNLANYLQVAYVPGVGEVTVICGAMIGAGLGFLWFNAYPAQVFMGDVGSLSIGGTLGFIAILCKQELLLVVVGGLFVVETLSVILQVGYFKVSGGKRIFRMAPLHHHFEKKGVHESKIIIRFWILSLLLAVMALGTLKLR, from the coding sequence GTGATTTATCATCTGTTGTACCCCATGAGTGAGCAATTGGGGCTCTTGAACGTCTTCCGGTATATCACCTTCCGGTCGATCTATGCCATGCTCACCGCCCTGATCCTGGCCATCATCATTGGTCCGACCTTCATTGGCTGGTTGCGCAAGTTGAAATGCGGTCAGTACATCAAGGAGTGTGGCCCGGATCATCAGGGCAAGAGCGGCACCCCGACCATGGGTGGCCTGCTCTTTGGGTTTTGCATGCTGGCCAGCGTCTTTTTGTGGGGCGATTTAACAAACAAATACGTCTGGCTGACCATCATGGTTTTTGTCGGTTTCGGCGCCGTGGGCTTTGCCGATGACTATATCAAGGTGGTCCGGCGTCATAACGATGGACTGTCTCCCCGCGCCAAGCTGGCCGGGCAGTTGATCATCGCTGTCGGCGCGGCCTCGTTGCTGGTTTATTTTCCGGAGTACTCGACCCAGCTCATGGCGCCTTTTTTCAAAAATTTTCGGCCTGATTTGTCCTGGATGTATGTGCCTTTCGCCGTGTTCGTCATGATCGGCGCGTCCAACGGCGTCAATCTGACCGACGGACTGGACGGGTTGGCCATCGGACCGGCCGTGGTTTCGGCCGGTTGCTTTGCCCTGTTCATTTATGTGGCCGGCCACGTGAATCTGGCCAACTATCTGCAAGTGGCCTACGTCCCCGGGGTGGGGGAGGTGACGGTTATCTGTGGCGCCATGATCGGCGCGGGCCTTGGTTTTTTGTGGTTCAATGCGTATCCGGCCCAGGTTTTCATGGGCGATGTCGGCAGCCTGAGTATTGGCGGCACGTTGGGATTCATTGCCATCCTTTGCAAACAGGAACTCCTGTTGGTGGTCGTGGGCGGGTTGTTCGTGGTCGAGACGCTTTCGGTCATCCTGCAGGTTGGATATTTCAAGGTCAGTGGCGGCAAGCGGATTTTCCGCATGGCTCCCCTGCATCATCATTTCGAAAAGAAAGGTGTGCATGAGTCCAAGATCATTATCCGGTTCTGGATCCTGTCGCTGCTCTTGGCGGTCATGGCCCTTGGAACCTTGAAATTGCGGTAG